The Tautonia plasticadhaerens nucleotide sequence CGACGTAGTCGCTGTGCGGGGCGAAGAAGGCGAGGGTGTTGTAGCCCCAGTAATTGACCAGCCCCTTCTCTTCCAGGTAGCGGTCGTCGGCGTGGTGGTGGATGGGCAACAGCTCGATGGCCGTCACCCCCAGGTCGGTCAGGTGGCGGAGGATCGGTTCGGAGGCGACGCCGGCGTAGGTCCCCCGCAGGTGCTCGGGCACCTCGGGGTGCTTCATGGTCAGGCCCTTGACGTGGGCCTCGTAGATGAGCGTCTTGTGCCAGGGCGTGCGGGGCCGGCGGTCGTCCCCCCAGGTGAAGGCGGGGTCGACCACCCGGGCCAGGGCGGCGAAGGGGGCGCTGTCGCGCTCGTCGAAGGTGGTGTCGTCCTGGCCGACCTTGTAGCCGAACAGCGAGTCGTCCCAGGTCAGCCGCCGGCCGATGAGCTTGGCGTAGGGGTCCAGCAGCAGCTTGTTGGGGTTGAAGCGGTGGCCCTGGGCCGGCTCGTACGGCCCGTGGACCCGGTAGCCGTAGAGCTGCCCCGGCACGACGTCGGGGAGGTAGCCATGCCAGACCAGGTCGGTGCGCTCGGGCAGGGCGATGCGGTGGGACTCCTGCGTCGACTCGACCGAGTCGAACAGGCAGAGCTCGACCTTGGTCGCGTGCTCGGCGAAGAGGGCGAAGTTGACCCCGGCGCCGTTCCAGGTCGCGCCGAGCGGATAGGGTTGTCCCGGCCAGACTCTCATCGATGAATCCCGTTGCGTGGATTATTCGGATGCCGGGGAGTGGGTTCGTCGCGCCCCCCGGCGAGGTCGCGACGGGTCGTGTTCACGTTAGCCGATCGCGGGGCCTGAGCGCAGTCCCGGCCGGCCCATGGGCGTGAATCGGGGGCGGGCCGCCCGATGTCGGGGCCGGGCGACCGGGGCCGGGGGACCGAGGCGAGGCGGCCGGGGAGGCGACCTCGCCCGTGCCCGGACGCAAATCGGGTGCCGGGGGCCGGGAGGTCACGCTGAGCCGGGCCCGTCAGGGCCGGGACGCGCCCCGGGAGGCGATGCCGTAGTCGACCCGGATGACCGCCGAGACGGGGCCCGGGGCCGCCTCCTCGCGCAGGACCGCGGGGGCCGGGCGGGCCCCCCCCCGGCCGCCCCGGAGCCGCTCCAGCAGGACGATGAACGCCGGGACGAGGATCGGCCGGACGAGGAAGGTGTCCAGCAGGACGCCGAAGGCCAGGGCGAAGCCCAGTTCCCGGAGCGCCAGCAATCGGCCGGTGAGCATCGAGCCGAAGGTGCCGGCCATGATCAGGCCGCACGAGCTGATGATCCCGCCGGTGGCCGCCACGGCGCGCCGAGTGCCGTCGATGACGCCGTGGCCTCGTTCCTCCTCGACGACCCGGGACATGAGGAAGATGTTGTAGTCCTCCCCCACGGCGACCAGGATTACGAACAGGAAGAAGCCGACCTTCCAGTCGAGCCCCTGCCAGGGCTCCGGCCCGGCGTGCAGCGACCGGAAGACCAGGTCCGTCAGGCCGAGCGTGGCGAGATAACCGAGCACCACCGTGGCGATCAGGTACAGGCTGATCCCCGGCCGCTTCAGCAGGAAGACGAGGATCGCGTAGACGCCCAGGGTCACCAGCACGTACATCCGCCGCTCGTCCACGCCGATCGACGACCTCAGGTCGTAGAGCATCGGCGTCGAGCCGGCGTAGCCGACCTCCGAGCCGGCCAGGGGGCCGACGGCCCCGTCCCCGGGGTCGACGACGGCGGCGACCTCGCGGCGGATCGCCTCCAGGGCGTCCATGCCGTCCTCGGAGAACGGGTCGAGCGTGAGCAGCAGGTCCAGCCGGGTGATCCGGCCGAGGTCGGCGGGGTCGGCCGGCTCGGTGCTGACGTAGACCGGCTCGGCGGCGAGGTACCCCTGGTCGATCAGCGCATTGCGGGCCTGCTCCAGCGGCCTCCGGAGGAAACCGGGCAGCGCCTGCTCCTCGTCGGAGAGGCGGATCGTCCGCTCCAGGGGTTCTCCCAGGGGCCGGGCCAGGGACCGGACCCGGGCGACCTGGGGCATCTCCGTCAGGCGGTCCGACAGGGAGGCGATCGCCTCCCGGCCCTCCTCGGTCCGGAAGTCGAGCGCGGGGCTCCAGAGCAGCAGGGTCGTCGGGCCGAGCTCCCCGATCGGGAAGTAGTCCCGGATCATCGCGGCGCCGAGCTTGCTCGGGGCGTCGGCCGGCAGGTCGGAGAGCTGGCCGTAATTGGACCGGACCCGCGTCCCGTGCAGGGCGAAGGGGGCCATCGCCAGCAGGCTGACGGCCAGGATCGTCGCCGGCCGACGCGCCACGAGGTCGGCCACCCGGCCCCAGGGGCCCCTCAGGGCGGCCTCGGCCTGGTCCGGGGCCGTCGAGGAATGGCCGTTGGACCCGGCGTGGGCCGACGGGTCGACCGGCACCGGCCGGGGCCCGCCGAACGGCCAGTCGATCGCCCGGCCGAACCAGCGCAGGAGCACCGGGGCCAGCGTCAGGGCCGCCACCAGGGCCACCGCCAGGCTCAGGGCGATCGCCGGGCCGCTGAACTGGATCTTGGCGAAGCTGGAGAACCAGAGCATCCCCAGGCCCACGATCACCGTCCCGGCGCTGGCCACCAGCGCCGCGCCGACCTGCCGGATCGCGATCGCCAGGGCCTCGGGGATCGCGTGCCCGTGCGCCCGCTCCTCCCGGTACCGGGCGATCAGGAACAGGCAGTAGTCCGTCCCGGCGCCGAAGAGGACGACGATGACGAACACCTTGGTCACGTTGATGACCTGGAAGTCCAGCCCCGGCACCCACCGCAGGGCCGGCAGGCCCTTGAGCGAGACGAACGCCGACAGCGCGATCGACACCAGCGGGATCAGCGCCAGCAGCGGCGACCGATACACCGCCAGCAGGATGGCGATGACCAGCGCCACGGTGGCATAGGTCGTGGTGTCGATGCTCGCATTCGACGACTCGTTCATGTCGTGGCCGACGACGGCCGAGCCCGTCAGTCCCAGTTCCAGGCCCGTCGGGACCCGGCCCTCCAGCTCGGCCAGCACCCCCTCGACGGCGTTGGTCGTCAGCCTCGCCTGCTTGCTGGCGTAGGTCGCCTCCACGCCCACCAACGTCAGCGCCGCCTGGCCCGATCCCCCCTCCCCGGAGCCGCCGATGAGGATGGTGTCCATGTAGCGGTCGCGGAAGTCGGTCACCGTGGCGATGGCGAACTCGGGGCCGATCAGCCCTCCGAGCCGGTCGGCCAGCAGGCCGACGAAGGCGCGATCGGCCTCCGAGAGCGGCCCGTCCGGCCGCTCGGCGACGACGACGATCGACGAGTCGGTCGACTCGGGGAAGCCGCGCTCCAGCAACGCCTGGCCGGCGACGCTGATCGACCCCTCCGGGAAGAACCGGACGTCGTCGTCGAGGCTCACCTCGTCCCAGGACGGCGCGTAGCGGCCGAACAGGACGGCCAGGCCGACCCAGGCCAGCACGACCAGCCATCCGCGACGGGTCACCAGGCGCGCAATCAGATCGAAGATCATGGACGAATCCCAACCGCCGGCCGGGCCCCGATCGCGTCCCTCGCGAACCGGAGGGACCGTCTCCGGCCCTCGGGCCTCGGGCCTCGCAAGTCGTTGCCCGACACGATAGTATAACCTACGCGATCTGTCAAAACCGCCTCCCGCCTTCCCCGATCCCCTCGCCCCCCCAGCCCCTCGACCTGATCCGAGGGGGACCGGACGGATCCGGCATCGGTCGATCCGGGACGGCCCGGCCAACCCTCCCGACACGTTCCGTGCCAAGACGGTCATCCAGGTCGGATGACCCCTCCTGATTCCCCTCGACGGCCGATTCCTCCCCAGGTC carries:
- a CDS encoding MMPL family transporter, with the protein product MIFDLIARLVTRRGWLVVLAWVGLAVLFGRYAPSWDEVSLDDDVRFFPEGSISVAGQALLERGFPESTDSSIVVVAERPDGPLSEADRAFVGLLADRLGGLIGPEFAIATVTDFRDRYMDTILIGGSGEGGSGQAALTLVGVEATYASKQARLTTNAVEGVLAELEGRVPTGLELGLTGSAVVGHDMNESSNASIDTTTYATVALVIAILLAVYRSPLLALIPLVSIALSAFVSLKGLPALRWVPGLDFQVINVTKVFVIVVLFGAGTDYCLFLIARYREERAHGHAIPEALAIAIRQVGAALVASAGTVIVGLGMLWFSSFAKIQFSGPAIALSLAVALVAALTLAPVLLRWFGRAIDWPFGGPRPVPVDPSAHAGSNGHSSTAPDQAEAALRGPWGRVADLVARRPATILAVSLLAMAPFALHGTRVRSNYGQLSDLPADAPSKLGAAMIRDYFPIGELGPTTLLLWSPALDFRTEEGREAIASLSDRLTEMPQVARVRSLARPLGEPLERTIRLSDEEQALPGFLRRPLEQARNALIDQGYLAAEPVYVSTEPADPADLGRITRLDLLLTLDPFSEDGMDALEAIRREVAAVVDPGDGAVGPLAGSEVGYAGSTPMLYDLRSSIGVDERRMYVLVTLGVYAILVFLLKRPGISLYLIATVVLGYLATLGLTDLVFRSLHAGPEPWQGLDWKVGFFLFVILVAVGEDYNIFLMSRVVEEERGHGVIDGTRRAVAATGGIISSCGLIMAGTFGSMLTGRLLALRELGFALAFGVLLDTFLVRPILVPAFIVLLERLRGGRGGARPAPAVLREEAAPGPVSAVIRVDYGIASRGASRP